A genomic region of Klebsiella sp. RIT-PI-d contains the following coding sequences:
- a CDS encoding tetratricopeptide repeat protein encodes MLPRRYGVCALMVFSFCAQAEVSDREYAEACAKIPGYAHQGESAYQAKNYAKARDAFELQAMWSESCEYDNKALATAYNNIALTWIREKQYRKAQAWLNLLPRDPKSVYNLNLIKDKLAALPPSSSPAGEYWQYAGGAAWNTLTLKAGKSADRYQADFMGYYFGMTGALYGPNTGEFSAPLTLKGGKGVIALREADYIHCDIAVTATPDAIDLKTDNPQECGFGHNVDANGQYVRVN; translated from the coding sequence ATGCTGCCACGACGCTACGGAGTGTGTGCCCTGATGGTATTCTCATTTTGCGCCCAGGCTGAAGTCAGCGATCGGGAGTACGCCGAGGCCTGCGCCAAAATACCTGGCTATGCCCATCAGGGAGAAAGCGCGTATCAGGCGAAGAATTATGCCAAAGCCCGGGACGCGTTTGAATTACAGGCGATGTGGAGTGAAAGCTGCGAATATGATAATAAAGCGCTCGCGACCGCCTATAACAATATTGCGCTAACCTGGATCCGTGAAAAACAGTACCGTAAAGCGCAGGCGTGGCTTAACCTGCTGCCGCGCGATCCAAAATCGGTCTACAACCTTAATTTGATTAAAGATAAGCTGGCTGCCCTTCCCCCGTCGTCCAGCCCGGCCGGAGAGTACTGGCAATACGCTGGCGGTGCCGCCTGGAATACGCTTACCCTGAAAGCCGGAAAAAGCGCGGATCGGTATCAGGCCGATTTTATGGGATATTACTTCGGCATGACCGGAGCCTTATACGGGCCCAACACCGGCGAATTTTCCGCTCCTCTGACCTTAAAGGGCGGGAAAGGCGTGATTGCCTTGCGTGAGGCGGATTATATTCATTGCGATATTGCGGTCACCGCCACGCCTGACGCCATTGACTTAAAAACCGATAACCCCCAGGAGTGCGGTTTCGGGCATAACGTCGATGCTAACGGCCAATACGTGCGGGTTAACTAA
- the yegQ gene encoding tRNA 5-hydroxyuridine modification protein YegQ gives MFKPELLSPAGTLKNMRYAFAYGADAVYAGQPRYSLRVRNNEFNHENLQLGINEAHALGKKFYVVVNIAPHNAKLKTFIRDLKPVVEMGPDALIMSDPGLIMLVREHFPQMAIHLSVQANAVNWATVKFWKQMGLTRVILSRELSLDEIGEIREQVPEMEIEIFVHGALCMAYSGRCLLSGYINKRDPNQGTCTNACRWEYNVQEGKEDDVGNIVHKHEPIPVQNVEPTLGLGAPTDQVFMLEEAKRPGEYMTAFEDEHGTYIMNSKDLRAIAHVERLTQMGVHSLKIEGRTKSYYYCARTAQVYRKAIDDAAAGLPFDASLLETLEGLAHRGYTEGFLRRHTHDDYQNYEYGYSISERQQFVGEFTGERKGDLAAVAVKNKFSTGDSLELMTPQGNVNFTLEQMVNTKGDAMPVAPGDGHTVWLPVPREMALDYALLMRNFSGQNTRNPHGN, from the coding sequence ATGTTTAAACCGGAACTCCTTTCGCCGGCGGGAACGCTGAAAAATATGCGTTACGCTTTCGCCTATGGTGCCGATGCGGTATACGCGGGCCAGCCGCGCTATTCGCTGCGCGTACGTAATAATGAATTCAACCATGAAAATTTGCAGCTCGGCATTAATGAAGCCCATGCGCTTGGCAAAAAATTCTACGTGGTGGTGAACATTGCGCCGCATAACGCCAAGCTGAAAACCTTTATCCGCGATTTAAAACCGGTAGTGGAGATGGGGCCGGACGCGCTGATTATGTCCGATCCCGGTTTAATTATGCTGGTGCGCGAGCACTTTCCGCAGATGGCGATTCATCTGTCGGTGCAGGCTAACGCCGTTAACTGGGCGACGGTGAAGTTCTGGAAACAGATGGGGCTGACCCGGGTGATCCTCTCCCGCGAACTGTCGCTGGACGAAATTGGTGAAATCCGCGAACAGGTGCCGGAGATGGAGATTGAAATCTTTGTTCACGGCGCGCTGTGCATGGCCTACTCAGGCCGCTGTCTGCTTTCCGGCTACATCAATAAACGCGATCCTAATCAGGGTACCTGTACTAACGCCTGCCGCTGGGAATATAACGTGCAGGAAGGCAAAGAGGATGACGTGGGCAATATCGTGCATAAGCATGAGCCGATCCCGGTGCAGAACGTCGAGCCGACCCTTGGGCTTGGCGCGCCAACCGATCAGGTGTTTATGCTGGAAGAAGCCAAACGTCCGGGCGAATACATGACCGCCTTCGAGGATGAGCACGGCACCTATATCATGAACTCAAAAGATCTGCGCGCCATTGCTCACGTGGAGCGTCTGACTCAGATGGGCGTTCACTCGCTGAAAATCGAAGGCCGCACTAAATCTTATTATTATTGTGCGCGTACTGCTCAGGTATACCGGAAGGCCATTGACGACGCTGCCGCCGGACTGCCGTTTGACGCCAGCCTGCTGGAAACGCTGGAAGGTCTGGCGCATCGCGGCTATACCGAAGGTTTCCTGCGTCGCCATACGCATGACGACTATCAAAACTACGAATATGGCTACTCCATTTCCGAGCGTCAGCAGTTTGTCGGCGAATTTACCGGCGAACGCAAAGGTGATCTGGCCGCCGTGGCGGTTAAAAATAAGTTTTCGACAGGCGACAGCCTGGAGCTGATGACCCCGCAGGGTAACGTTAACTTTACCCTCGAGCAGATGGTAAATACCAAAGGTGACGCCATGCCGGTCGCCCCGGGCGACGGACATACCGTCTGGCTACCTGTCCCCCGGGAGATGGCGCTGGATTATGCCCTGCTGATGCGCAATTTTAGCGGACAAAACACCCGCAATCCGCATGGTAATTAG
- the yegS gene encoding lipid kinase YegS, with product MTNFPASLLILNGKNAGDELLREAIYMLRNEGVTLHVRITWEKGDAQRYVEEAWRLGVETVIAGGGDGTINEVSTALIQLSGENIPAMGILPLGTANDFATSAGVPDTLDKALKLAIAGNAVAVDIAMVNGKTCFINMATGGFGPRITSETPEKLKSALGGVSYLIHGLMRMDTLAPDRCEIRGENFHWQGDALVIGIGNGRQAGGGQQLCPEALINDGLLHLRIFTGDGLLPAIFTTLTQPEDSPNIIDGTSSWFEVTAPHEITFNLDGEPLRGETFRIEILPEALRCRLPPDCPLLR from the coding sequence ATGACCAATTTCCCCGCCAGTTTACTCATTCTGAATGGTAAAAACGCCGGTGATGAACTGTTACGCGAAGCCATTTATATGCTGCGCAACGAGGGTGTAACCCTTCACGTACGCATCACCTGGGAAAAAGGCGATGCGCAGCGTTATGTCGAAGAAGCCTGGCGTCTGGGCGTTGAAACGGTTATCGCTGGCGGGGGTGACGGGACGATAAATGAAGTGTCTACCGCACTGATCCAGCTTTCCGGGGAGAATATTCCGGCGATGGGCATCCTGCCACTCGGCACCGCCAATGATTTTGCCACCAGCGCCGGCGTACCGGATACGCTGGATAAAGCGCTAAAGCTGGCGATCGCGGGTAACGCGGTGGCAGTGGATATTGCCATGGTTAACGGTAAAACCTGTTTTATTAATATGGCGACCGGCGGGTTTGGTCCACGGATCACCAGTGAAACGCCGGAAAAATTGAAATCCGCGCTCGGTGGCGTTTCCTATCTTATTCACGGGCTGATGCGCATGGATACGCTGGCACCGGACCGCTGTGAAATTCGCGGTGAAAACTTTCACTGGCAGGGTGACGCGTTGGTCATTGGTATTGGCAATGGTCGTCAGGCTGGCGGCGGTCAGCAACTTTGCCCCGAAGCGCTCATTAATGACGGTCTGCTGCACCTGCGTATCTTTACCGGAGATGGCCTGCTACCGGCTATTTTTACTACCCTGACTCAGCCGGAAGACAGCCCGAATATTATCGACGGTACTTCATCCTGGTTTGAAGTCACCGCCCCGCATGAGATCACCTTTAACCTTGACGGCGAGCCGCTGCGCGGGGAAACCTTTCGCATTGAGATCCTGCCGGAAGCATTACGCTGCCGCCTGCCGCCGGACTGCCCGCTGCTGCGCTGA
- a CDS encoding MFS transporter produces MTNTNNQWLGLPLNLLWGYLAIAVFMTGDGFELAFLSHYITGLGFTPAEASFAFTLYGLAAALSAWISGVVAEIITPQKTMLIGFVMWAIFHVLFLVFGLGHANYALILLFYGIRGFAYPLFLYSFIVIIIHNVKSESASSALGWYWAVYSIGIGVAGSYIPSFTIPLMGELGTLWMALAFCVAGGLIAMVSLRNVKTPTRMHNLSTREKFAELSRAVTLLYTNKNILCSSIVRIINTLSLFGFAVIMPMMFVDRLGFTTSEWLQVWAVFFFTTIFSNIFWGVVSEKLGWMKVVRWFGCIGMALSSLAFYYIPLWAGHNFAMALIPAISLGIFVAAFVPMAAVFPALEPNHTGAAISVYNLSAGLSNFLAPAIAVVLLPWFDTLGVVIAYTALYIVAFIVCSFIDVEQPGFARKTRYADDGALKAS; encoded by the coding sequence ATGACGAATACCAATAATCAGTGGCTGGGATTGCCGCTTAATCTGTTATGGGGCTATCTCGCTATCGCGGTATTTATGACCGGAGACGGATTTGAGCTGGCGTTTCTTTCGCACTACATTACCGGCCTCGGATTTACGCCAGCAGAAGCGTCGTTTGCCTTTACCCTTTATGGGCTGGCGGCAGCACTGTCAGCGTGGATCTCCGGCGTGGTCGCTGAAATTATCACTCCGCAAAAAACCATGTTGATTGGCTTTGTGATGTGGGCCATCTTCCACGTTCTGTTTCTGGTATTCGGTCTTGGTCATGCTAACTATGCGCTGATCCTGCTGTTTTACGGCATTCGCGGCTTCGCCTACCCGCTGTTCCTCTACTCCTTTATCGTGATTATCATTCACAACGTGAAAAGCGAAAGCGCCAGTTCTGCGCTGGGATGGTATTGGGCGGTTTACTCGATTGGAATTGGCGTTGCTGGCAGCTATATTCCGAGCTTCACTATTCCGCTGATGGGCGAACTGGGCACGCTGTGGATGGCACTGGCGTTCTGCGTCGCCGGCGGGCTGATCGCGATGGTGTCGCTGCGCAATGTTAAGACGCCGACCCGAATGCATAATCTCTCGACCCGGGAAAAGTTTGCTGAGTTAAGCCGCGCGGTAACGCTGCTGTACACCAACAAGAATATTTTGTGTTCCAGCATCGTGCGGATTATCAATACCCTGTCACTGTTCGGTTTCGCGGTGATTATGCCGATGATGTTTGTCGACAGACTTGGTTTTACCACGTCTGAATGGCTTCAGGTGTGGGCGGTGTTCTTCTTTACCACCATCTTCTCTAATATTTTCTGGGGCGTGGTGTCGGAAAAACTGGGCTGGATGAAAGTGGTGCGCTGGTTTGGCTGCATCGGCATGGCGCTGTCCAGCCTCGCGTTTTATTACATTCCGCTGTGGGCCGGGCACAATTTTGCGATGGCGCTGATCCCGGCAATTTCGCTGGGTATTTTTGTCGCGGCTTTTGTGCCGATGGCAGCGGTGTTTCCGGCGCTGGAGCCAAATCATACCGGTGCGGCAATTTCGGTTTATAACCTTTCCGCCGGTCTGTCTAACTTCCTCGCACCGGCTATCGCCGTAGTGTTGCTGCCGTGGTTCGACACCCTTGGCGTGGTCATTGCCTATACCGCGCTGTATATCGTAGCCTTTATCGTGTGCTCATTTATTGACGTTGAGCAGCCGGGTTTTGCCCGCAAAACCCGTTATGCCGATGACGGCGCATTAAAAGCGTCCTGA
- the xylB gene encoding xylulokinase, which translates to MYLGIDLGTSEVKGLVIDENHDIIATHSAPLTIQRPHPHWSEQDPQAWWDATQYVIATLREKCAPHWNAIKAIGLSGQMHGAVLLDRDDAVIRPAILWNDTRSAAECVEFEQSASQLHAIAGNLAMPGFTAPKLLWVRKHEPDNFRRLETVLLPKDYLRFKMTGRKIADMSDAAGTLWLDVARRDWSDYLLEKCGLARCNMPARVEGCDVSASLDPEGAGRWGLNASVVVAGGGGGKAGRAVGVGGGAPGGAFFSLGTSGVLFVVNDAYRPAPQSAVHAFCHVLPDRWHQMSVMLSAASCLQWFCRLVGTTEAALLEEVAELSDEQRASAPQFLPYLSGERTPHNDPNAKGLFYGMTHSTNRALLGYAVLEGVSFGIADGLRVLQQSGTRIEQCSLVGGGARSPYWAQLLADILDMPIVTHKGGETGGALGAARLACLATGQSIEAVCKKPEVYNVYAPTAACQDLLRQRYQTFNALYQNDLRFRNT; encoded by the coding sequence ATGTATTTAGGCATCGATCTGGGCACCTCGGAAGTAAAAGGGCTGGTGATTGACGAAAATCACGACATCATTGCGACCCACAGTGCGCCGCTGACCATTCAGCGGCCCCATCCACACTGGTCGGAACAGGATCCGCAGGCGTGGTGGGACGCCACCCAGTATGTTATCGCCACTCTGCGCGAAAAATGCGCTCCGCACTGGAACGCCATCAAAGCGATAGGCCTGTCGGGGCAGATGCACGGCGCAGTGCTGCTTGATCGTGACGATGCGGTGATCCGTCCGGCAATTCTCTGGAATGACACCCGCAGCGCCGCGGAGTGTGTGGAGTTTGAACAGTCCGCTTCACAACTGCACGCTATCGCCGGCAATCTGGCGATGCCCGGGTTTACCGCACCAAAACTGCTGTGGGTACGCAAGCATGAGCCGGATAACTTTCGCCGGCTGGAAACGGTTTTACTGCCGAAAGATTATCTGCGCTTCAAAATGACCGGGCGGAAAATTGCCGATATGTCGGATGCGGCAGGGACGCTGTGGCTGGATGTTGCCCGCCGTGACTGGTCGGATTATCTGCTGGAAAAATGCGGACTGGCGCGCTGCAATATGCCTGCGCGGGTGGAGGGATGCGATGTCTCTGCCTCGCTGGATCCAGAGGGTGCCGGACGCTGGGGGTTAAATGCGTCTGTGGTAGTGGCGGGCGGGGGGGGGGGGAAAGCGGGCCGCGCGGTTGGGGTGGGGGGGGGCGCCCCCGGCGGTGCCTTTTTTTCCCTCGGCACGTCCGGCGTTTTATTTGTGGTCAACGACGCTTATCGCCCTGCGCCACAGTCGGCGGTACATGCTTTTTGTCACGTATTGCCGGATCGCTGGCACCAGATGAGCGTGATGCTCAGCGCGGCCAGCTGTCTGCAATGGTTTTGCCGCCTGGTGGGAACCACCGAAGCCGCTCTGCTGGAGGAGGTCGCTGAACTGAGCGATGAGCAGCGAGCCAGCGCGCCGCAGTTTCTGCCCTATTTGTCCGGCGAGCGTACGCCGCATAACGATCCCAATGCCAAAGGCCTGTTTTACGGGATGACGCATTCTACTAATCGCGCCCTGCTGGGCTACGCCGTACTGGAAGGCGTGAGCTTTGGCATCGCCGACGGGTTACGCGTCCTCCAGCAAAGCGGAACGCGTATTGAACAATGTTCGCTGGTGGGCGGCGGTGCCCGCAGCCCGTACTGGGCGCAACTGCTGGCTGATATCCTCGACATGCCGATTGTTACCCACAAAGGCGGCGAAACCGGCGGCGCGCTGGGAGCGGCCCGTCTGGCCTGTCTCGCCACCGGTCAGTCCATTGAAGCAGTCTGTAAAAAGCCGGAGGTGTATAACGTCTACGCCCCGACAGCCGCGTGTCAGGACCTTCTGCGCCAGCGTTATCAGACGTTCAACGCGCTTTATCAAAACGATCTCAGGTTTCGGAATACATAA
- the dalD gene encoding D-arabinitol 4-dehydrogenase, with product MNNQFTWLHIGLGSFHRAHQAWYLHKLIASGDTRWHIAAGNIRNDAEQVVSALIAQNGRYVLETVSPQGERDYEEITSIKTLLPWQEDLQPLINTGADTATKVIAFTVTESGYYLNTAHKLEVNNPDIQSDLNGGVKTIYGTITRILEQRIANNAGPLTLLNCDNVRHNGERFHDGLVEFLTLTGKTAVVEWLHANATCPNTMVDRITPRPAADLPARIKARTGIDDNAPVMGETFIQWVIEDNFKAGRPALENVGVEMVASVIPYEEAKIRILNASHSCIAWAGTLLGQQYIHESTLTPAIYAIADRYVTEDVIPCLGNNGIDLPTYRDVVLQRFTNPHIQDTNQRVAADGFSKIPAMIAPTLLECYQRGVRPEATAMLPALFFVFMEQWHNGKLPYEYQDGILDARAVHAMFDAADPIAIYVRNRALFGELADNADFAALLREKINAVYSLIA from the coding sequence ATGAACAATCAATTCACGTGGTTACATATCGGGCTGGGTTCCTTTCATCGTGCTCATCAGGCGTGGTATCTGCACAAACTCATCGCCTCAGGTGATACTCGCTGGCATATCGCCGCAGGTAATATTCGCAATGATGCGGAACAGGTGGTGTCGGCGCTTATCGCGCAAAACGGGCGCTATGTGCTGGAGACGGTCAGCCCGCAGGGCGAGCGCGATTACGAAGAAATCACCTCCATTAAGACCCTGCTGCCGTGGCAGGAAGATTTACAGCCGCTGATTAATACTGGCGCTGACACAGCAACCAAAGTGATTGCATTTACGGTGACTGAGAGCGGTTACTATCTTAATACCGCTCATAAGCTGGAGGTCAATAATCCTGATATTCAGAGCGATCTTAACGGCGGCGTGAAAACGATTTACGGCACCATCACGCGGATACTTGAACAGCGTATTGCCAATAATGCTGGCCCATTAACGCTGCTGAACTGCGATAACGTCCGACATAACGGCGAGCGCTTTCATGACGGGCTGGTGGAGTTCCTTACCCTGACCGGTAAAACCGCGGTGGTTGAATGGTTACACGCTAACGCTACCTGCCCAAATACGATGGTTGACCGCATTACGCCGCGTCCGGCCGCCGATCTGCCGGCGCGTATTAAGGCGCGCACCGGCATTGATGATAATGCCCCGGTGATGGGCGAAACCTTTATACAGTGGGTCATTGAAGACAACTTTAAGGCCGGGCGTCCCGCCCTCGAAAACGTGGGTGTCGAAATGGTGGCATCCGTTATTCCCTATGAAGAGGCCAAAATTCGTATTCTTAATGCCTCCCATAGCTGTATTGCGTGGGCCGGTACGCTGCTTGGCCAGCAGTATATTCATGAAAGCACGTTAACCCCGGCCATCTACGCCATCGCCGACCGCTATGTCACCGAAGACGTTATTCCCTGCCTTGGTAACAATGGAATTGATCTGCCCACCTACCGCGATGTGGTGTTACAGCGTTTTACCAATCCGCATATTCAGGATACCAACCAGCGAGTGGCGGCCGACGGCTTTTCGAAAATCCCGGCAATGATCGCGCCTACGCTGCTGGAATGCTATCAGCGCGGCGTACGTCCGGAGGCCACCGCCATGCTGCCAGCGCTGTTTTTTGTCTTTATGGAACAGTGGCATAACGGCAAGCTGCCGTATGAATATCAGGACGGCATTCTTGATGCCCGCGCCGTACATGCGATGTTTGACGCCGCCGATCCGATAGCCATTTATGTTCGCAACCGCGCGCTGTTTGGCGAGCTGGCGGATAACGCCGATTTTGCCGCGCTGCTGCGTGAAAAGATCAACGCTGTCTATTCCCTGATTGCTTGA
- a CDS encoding sugar-binding transcriptional regulator, with translation MMKEDDIRFDQKVRAAWMYYVAGQNQSEIAAQLGTSRPVVQRLIAAAKEEGIVSIGLHHPIAACLNYASLLKEKYALHECNVVPTFASESTLDSVSYGCYQLMSKYLKDASAKVIGVGSGLTLKKTIKRIDFESKNSKCVALISAMDENGQCNYYDDVPLLLARKIQANYFQWPAPRYAKSLPEYQMWSTTRLFESVTSVADHADVIFVGIGPLGTQSPIFKDGFINTTQLDDLRERGAIGEILGRFIDAEGQVAESDNNRLITSYDIRRNTCPRIAAACGDDKRPVILAALKGGWINGLVTDEGTARWLLTH, from the coding sequence ATAATGAAAGAAGATGACATCCGATTCGACCAGAAAGTGCGGGCAGCATGGATGTATTATGTTGCGGGACAAAATCAGAGTGAGATAGCCGCCCAGCTTGGTACATCGCGTCCGGTGGTTCAGCGCCTGATCGCCGCGGCGAAAGAGGAAGGCATAGTGTCTATCGGACTTCATCATCCGATTGCGGCCTGTCTTAATTATGCCTCGCTGCTGAAAGAGAAGTACGCGCTGCACGAGTGCAACGTCGTGCCCACGTTTGCCAGCGAATCAACCCTGGATAGCGTTTCTTACGGCTGCTATCAGCTCATGTCAAAATACCTGAAGGATGCCAGCGCGAAAGTGATTGGCGTCGGCTCCGGTCTGACGCTGAAGAAAACCATTAAGCGTATTGATTTTGAGAGCAAAAACAGTAAATGCGTGGCGCTGATCAGCGCGATGGATGAGAACGGGCAGTGTAACTACTACGATGATGTCCCTCTACTGCTGGCGCGCAAAATTCAGGCTAATTACTTTCAGTGGCCCGCCCCGCGCTATGCCAAATCGCTGCCGGAATACCAGATGTGGTCCACTACCCGACTGTTTGAAAGTGTCACCTCGGTTGCCGATCATGCGGATGTTATTTTTGTGGGCATCGGCCCGCTTGGCACGCAAAGCCCGATTTTTAAAGACGGTTTTATTAATACGACGCAGCTGGACGACCTACGCGAGCGCGGCGCCATCGGCGAAATCCTCGGGCGCTTTATTGATGCTGAGGGCCAGGTCGCGGAATCAGATAATAACCGGCTGATCACCAGCTATGATATCCGCCGCAACACCTGCCCACGGATTGCCGCCGCCTGCGGCGATGATAAGCGCCCGGTCATTCTGGCCGCATTAAAAGGCGGCTGGATCAATGGTCTGGTAACCGATGAAGGTACCGCACGCTGGCTGCTGACCCATTAA
- the fbaB gene encoding class I fructose-bisphosphate aldolase — translation MTDIAQLLGKDADSLLQHRCMTIPSDQFHLPGHDYVDRVMIDNNRPPAVLRNMQTLYNTGRLAGTGYLSILPVDQGVEHSAGASFAANPLYFDPKNIVELALEAGCNCVASTYGVLASVSRRYAHRIPFLMKLNHNETLSYPTQYDQTLYASVEQAFNMGAVAVGATIYFGSEQSRRQIEEISAAFERAHELGMVTVLWAYLRNPAFKQEGVDYHASADLTGQANHLAATIGADIVKQKMAENNGGYKAVKFGYTDDRVYSKLTSDNPIDLVRYQLANCYMGRAGLINSGGADGGETDLGDAVRTAVINKRAGGMGLILGRKAFKKSMADGVKLINAVQDVYLDGNVTIA, via the coding sequence ATGACTGATATTGCGCAGTTGCTTGGCAAAGACGCCGACAGCCTGTTACAGCATCGTTGTATGACCATCCCCTCTGACCAATTTCATCTGCCGGGACACGATTATGTCGACCGAGTCATGATAGATAACAATCGCCCGCCAGCCGTGCTGCGAAATATGCAAACACTGTATAATACCGGACGTCTGGCGGGAACGGGATACCTGTCAATTTTACCGGTCGATCAGGGTGTTGAGCACTCTGCCGGCGCGTCGTTTGCCGCAAATCCACTCTATTTTGATCCGAAAAATATCGTTGAACTGGCGCTGGAGGCGGGCTGTAACTGTGTGGCCTCCACCTATGGCGTACTGGCCTCGGTATCACGTCGCTATGCGCACCGAATCCCGTTCCTGATGAAACTGAATCATAATGAAACGCTTAGTTATCCGACGCAGTACGATCAAACGCTGTATGCCAGCGTCGAGCAGGCGTTTAACATGGGAGCGGTGGCGGTAGGGGCGACAATCTATTTTGGCTCTGAACAGTCACGTCGCCAGATTGAGGAGATCTCTGCCGCATTTGAACGCGCACACGAGCTGGGCATGGTGACGGTACTGTGGGCGTATCTGCGTAACCCTGCCTTTAAGCAGGAGGGCGTGGACTACCATGCGTCGGCTGACCTCACCGGCCAGGCTAATCATCTGGCGGCAACCATTGGCGCGGATATCGTTAAGCAGAAAATGGCCGAGAATAACGGCGGCTATAAAGCTGTGAAGTTTGGCTACACCGACGATCGGGTGTACAGCAAGTTAACCAGCGATAACCCTATCGATCTGGTGCGCTATCAGCTGGCGAACTGCTATATGGGACGCGCCGGATTAATCAATTCCGGCGGTGCAGACGGCGGCGAAACCGATCTCGGCGATGCTGTGCGCACGGCGGTAATTAATAAACGTGCCGGCGGAATGGGGCTGATCCTCGGGCGTAAGGCGTTTAAGAAATCAATGGCTGACGGGGTCAAACTGATCAACGCCGTCCAGGATGTGTATCTGGATGGCAACGTGACGATTGCCTGA
- a CDS encoding nucleoside permease, translating to MNTKVKLSFMMFIEWFIWGAWFVPLWLWLSKSGFSAGEIGWSYACTAIAAILSPILVGSLTDRFFSAQKVLAVLMFAGAVLIYFAAQQTTFAGFFPLLLAYSLTYMPTIALTNSIAFANVPDVERDFPRIRVMGTIGWIASGLVCGFLPQMMGYSDISPTNIPLLITAASSLALGVFALFLPDTPPKSTGKLSLRVMLGLDALILLRDRNFLVFFVCSFLFAMPLAFYYIFANGYLTEVGMKNATGWMTLGQFSEIFFMLALPFFTKRFGIKKVLLLGLITAAIRYGFFVYGGADQYFTYGLLFLGILLHGVSYDFYYVTAYIYVDKKAPVHMRTAAQGLITLCCQGFGSLLGYRLGGVMMEKMFAYPEPVNGLTFNWAGMWAFGGIMIAIIAVLFMWLFRESDKEITAIKVNTDARDIALTQGESK from the coding sequence ATGAATACTAAAGTGAAGCTGTCATTCATGATGTTCATTGAGTGGTTTATCTGGGGGGCATGGTTTGTTCCTCTGTGGCTCTGGCTCAGCAAAAGCGGCTTTAGCGCCGGAGAAATTGGCTGGTCCTATGCCTGTACGGCCATCGCCGCGATCCTGTCACCTATTCTGGTGGGATCGCTGACCGACCGCTTCTTTTCAGCGCAAAAGGTGCTGGCGGTGCTGATGTTTGCCGGCGCGGTGCTGATCTACTTTGCCGCCCAGCAAACCACGTTCGCCGGTTTTTTCCCGCTGCTGCTGGCCTACTCCCTGACCTATATGCCGACGATTGCGCTAACCAACAGTATTGCGTTTGCCAACGTTCCGGACGTTGAGCGCGATTTCCCGCGCATTCGGGTAATGGGTACTATTGGCTGGATCGCCTCCGGTCTGGTATGCGGCTTTCTGCCGCAAATGATGGGCTATAGCGATATCTCCCCGACTAACATTCCGCTATTAATCACCGCTGCAAGCTCGCTGGCATTAGGGGTTTTTGCACTCTTCCTGCCCGATACGCCGCCGAAAAGTACTGGTAAGCTGAGTCTGCGCGTGATGCTGGGTCTGGATGCGCTGATCCTGCTGCGCGACCGCAACTTCCTCGTATTTTTTGTCTGCTCGTTCCTGTTCGCGATGCCGCTGGCCTTTTATTACATCTTCGCTAATGGCTACCTTACAGAAGTGGGCATGAAAAATGCCACCGGCTGGATGACGCTCGGCCAGTTCTCTGAAATCTTCTTTATGCTGGCCCTGCCGTTCTTTACTAAGCGCTTTGGTATTAAAAAGGTATTACTACTGGGTCTGATTACGGCAGCGATTCGTTACGGATTCTTTGTCTATGGCGGTGCAGATCAGTATTTCACCTACGGACTGCTGTTCCTCGGGATCTTACTGCACGGCGTCAGTTACGATTTTTACTACGTCACCGCCTATATCTATGTCGATAAAAAAGCGCCGGTACATATGCGTACTGCGGCCCAGGGACTGATTACCCTGTGCTGTCAGGGGTTCGGCAGCTTGCTGGGTTATCGCCTCGGCGGCGTGATGATGGAAAAAATGTTTGCCTATCCTGAGCCAGTGAACGGCCTCACCTTTAACTGGGCCGGGATGTGGGCGTTTGGTGGCATTATGATTGCCATTATCGCCGTATTATTTATGTGGTTGTTCCGCGAATCGGATAAAGAAATCACCGCCATAAAGGTGAACACCGATGCGCGCGATATTGCGCTGACACAAGGGGAATCTAAATGA